A region of Periplaneta americana isolate PAMFEO1 chromosome 16, P.americana_PAMFEO1_priV1, whole genome shotgun sequence DNA encodes the following proteins:
- the LOC138691072 gene encoding cuticle protein 65-like — translation MKVVACIVIALAACVFAEEAEKKTDKRGVVGLGYGGGYGGGYGGGYGGYAGYGGFGHGLGYAAAPAVTAVAAAAPVSHVSQVSYSTSHFGGYGGYGHGYAAAPAVVAAPAVAKVGYAAPAIGYGGHGLGYAAAAAPAVVAAPAVAKVATYAAPAVSYGHGFGGYAGHGLGYAAAPAYAAYAAPAVAKVGYAGLGYGGYGGYGYHH, via the exons ATGAAGGTTGTG GCTTGCATCGTCATCGCTCTCGCAGCCTGCGTCTTCGCAGAAGAGGCTGAGAAGAAGACCGACAAGCGTGGAGTAGTAGGTCTGGGCTACGGCGGTGGCTACGGAGGTGGCTATGGAGGTGGCTACGGCGGGTACGCCGGATACGGTGGATTCGGCCACGGCCTGGGTTACGCCGCCGCTCCCGCCGTCACCGCTGTGGCTGCCGCAGCTCCCGTCTCCCACGTCTCACAGGTCAGCTACTCCACCTCCCACTTCGGCGGATACGGAGGATACGGCCACGGCTACGCCGCAGCTCCCGCCGTAGTCGCCGCCCCCGCCGTGGCTAAGGTCGGGTACGCCGCTCCCGCTATTGGATACGGCGGCCACGGACTCGGTTACGCTGCCGCTGCCGCACCAGCCGTAGTTGCCGCCCCCGCTGTCGCTAAGGTGGCCACCTACGCCGCCCCCGCCGTAAGCTACGGCCATGGTTTTGGTGGATATGCTGGCCACGGTCTTGGTTACGCTGCTGCCCCTGCCTATGCCGCATACGCTGCTCCTGCCGTTGCTAAGGTGGGATATGCCGGTCTTGGTTACGGAGGATACGGCGGCTACGGCTATCACCACTAA